From the Streptomonospora nanhaiensis genome, the window GCGCTGACGTGCGCGACACGGCGGAAGCCCGACCGCATGGTGAACGGCGCCCCGTAGGCGACGGTGTCGGCGCGCCACGCCTTCGTGAAGTCGTCGACCGGAAGGCGCGCGTAGGGATAGCCCTGGGGATCGTGCAGGGTGACGTGCGTGTCGTCCATTTCCACAACCACGGCGTAGTGGTCGGCGCCGATCGGTCCGGCCATTCCCGGCTGGTGGCTGAAATAGCCCATCTCCACGGGGCCGACCATGACCGGACCGCGCTGCAGACGGTCGGCGAGCCGGTCGAGCGCGGTGCCCGCGTCTCCCCCGGAGCACGTGTCGGCGGCCCAGCCCAGGCCGGCCAGCGCGGTCTCCACGCCGGCCTCGGGGGTCCAGCCGAAGGCGTCGAAGAACGGCAGCGTGCCGCCGACCAGCTGCATCCCGAACGCGCTTCCGGTCGCGGTCTCGATGACCGCGGCCGGCGGCGCGTCGGCGCCCATCATCATTGCCAAAGAATTGGCGTAGCAGTAGGGCCCGGATCCCTGGTAAGGGAGCCCGTGGGGAGATTCGGTCACCGCGCCAGGGTGCCGTTTTTCCCGGGAATTGTCACGCTGTCCGGAGCCGTCACGGCTCGGGCGGGGCAGCGGCCCCCGCCTCGCCCTCGGCGCCGCCGGCGTCGCGGATGTGGATCTGCTCGCCCTGGGGGCTGAAGAGGATGAGGATCTCGGCGGGGCGGTCGGACCCGCTGGCGATCCCGTGCGGCCGCCGGGTGTCGAACTCCGCCGCCTCGCCGCCGTCGAGGACGGTGGTGTCGGCCCCGAGCTTGAGGTGGAGCGGGCCGGTGAGCACGTACAGCCACTCGTAGCCGCCGTGGACGCTCTGCCGGATCGGGGCGCCGGGGTCGCGGCCGGGCAGGATCAGCTTGAACGCCTGGACCGGCGCGCCGTGGCCGGCCAGGGGGATGTAGATCATCCCGTCCCGGCGCACGGGCCGGGGGTGGATCCGCGGGTCGCCGGTTGCGGGCGCGCCCACGAGTTCGTCCAGCGGCACCCGGTAGAGCCGGGCGAGCGGGATGAGCACGTCGAGGGAGGGGCGGCGCAGGCCCGACTCCAGGCGGGACAGCGTGCTCACGGACAGCCCGGTGCGCTCGGACACGTCGGCCAGCTTGAGCCGCCGCCGGGTGCGCACCTCGCGCAGCCGGGGCCCCACCGTGCCCAGGAGCGCGTCGACGCCTTCGCCCGGTACTCCGCCGGACTCGTTCGTTTGCATGTTCCGCAAGTGTATTTGCCGGTGTGGCACCACGCGGGGAGAGTGAGGGGAGTTCCCGATGTCCGCCCTCCCCACAGCAGAGGAGCAGCCCGATGGCAACGCCCAGCGAGGAGTTCTGGGAGCGGCACTACCGCCGCGCCGACCCCGGGTGGGGCACCCGGCCCAACGCCGTCCTCGCCGACACCGTCCCCGCCCTGTGCCCGGTGCCGGGGACCGCGCTCGACCTCGGCTGCGGGCACGGCGGCGACGCGCGCTGGCTGGCCTCCCTGGGCTGGCGGGTGACGGCGGTCGACGTGTCCGCCACCGCGCTGGCCCGGCTGGCCGAGGCCGCCGCCGCGGACGGCCTGGCCGACCGGGTCACGCCCGAACGCCACGACCTGGCGCACACCTTCCCCGAGGGCGTCTTCGACCTCGTGGCCGCGAGCTACTTCCACACACCGCTGGACCTCCCCCGCGAGCGCGTGCTGCGCCGCGCCGCCGCCGCGGTCGCCCCCGGCGGGCTGCTCCTGATCACCGACCACGCGTCGGTGGCGCCGTGGAGCTGGAACGCCGACGAGAACCCCGCCTTCCCCACCCCCCAGGAGACCGCCGCCGCCCTGGCCCTGCCCCCCACCTGGCACCCCGAACGCCTGGAGGCCCCGCAGCGCACCGCCACCGGCCCCAACGGCCAGAAGGCCGTGGTCACCGACAACGTGATAGCCCT encodes:
- a CDS encoding helix-turn-helix domain-containing protein, with translation MQTNESGGVPGEGVDALLGTVGPRLREVRTRRRLKLADVSERTGLSVSTLSRLESGLRRPSLDVLIPLARLYRVPLDELVGAPATGDPRIHPRPVRRDGMIYIPLAGHGAPVQAFKLILPGRDPGAPIRQSVHGGYEWLYVLTGPLHLKLGADTTVLDGGEAAEFDTRRPHGIASGSDRPAEILILFSPQGEQIHIRDAGGAEGEAGAAAPPEP
- a CDS encoding class I SAM-dependent methyltransferase, producing MATPSEEFWERHYRRADPGWGTRPNAVLADTVPALCPVPGTALDLGCGHGGDARWLASLGWRVTAVDVSATALARLAEAAAADGLADRVTPERHDLAHTFPEGVFDLVAASYFHTPLDLPRERVLRRAAAAVAPGGLLLITDHASVAPWSWNADENPAFPTPQETAAALALPPTWHPERLEAPQRTATGPNGQKAVVTDNVIALRRPTA